A genomic region of Vitreoscilla filiformis contains the following coding sequences:
- the hemN gene encoding oxygen-independent coproporphyrinogen III oxidase, producing the protein MLSADLLRRFDVPGPRYTSYPTADRFVEAFKHDDYVGALQQRAEGAMVGGKKPLSLYVHIPFCESVCYYCACNKVITKHHERAQEYLDALEAEVGMHVALLGNQQSVTQLHLGGGSPTFLSDDELARLMALLKTSFRIVPGAEVSIEVDPRTVSPQRLRHFRDIGFNRISFGVQDFDPDVQKAVHRVQPYDSVRELMVSARELGYESINVDLIYGLPKQHPESFSQTVRQVAELRPDRIALYAYAHLPLRFKPQRRIDSADLPTAAERIAMLSGALSGFIGHGYTYIGMDHFALPNDALAAAKRQGRLHRNFQGYSTQPDCDLIGLGVSSIGRMGATYSQNAKTLPEYYDAIRQGIFPIVRGLALSRDDLLRRAVIMAIMCQGRLEFESIELAHLIKVPEYFRAELASLAPYVEMGLVVQEPGAIQVTAQGWFFVRAVAMLFDRHLQADKARERFSRII; encoded by the coding sequence ATGTTGTCCGCGGATCTGCTGCGCCGCTTTGACGTTCCGGGGCCCCGCTACACCTCCTATCCGACAGCGGATCGGTTCGTCGAGGCGTTCAAGCATGACGATTACGTCGGCGCGTTGCAGCAACGCGCTGAGGGTGCCATGGTGGGGGGGAAGAAACCGCTGTCGTTGTACGTCCACATTCCGTTCTGTGAGTCGGTCTGTTACTACTGTGCGTGTAACAAGGTCATCACCAAGCACCACGAGCGGGCGCAGGAGTACTTGGATGCGTTGGAAGCCGAAGTCGGCATGCACGTTGCGCTGTTGGGCAATCAACAGTCCGTGACGCAGTTGCATCTGGGAGGTGGATCCCCCACGTTTTTGAGCGATGACGAACTGGCGCGCTTGATGGCGCTGCTCAAAACCTCCTTCCGGATCGTTCCGGGGGCAGAGGTGTCGATCGAGGTCGATCCGCGCACGGTGTCACCGCAGCGGTTGCGGCACTTCCGCGACATTGGCTTCAACCGCATCAGTTTCGGCGTGCAAGATTTTGATCCGGATGTGCAAAAGGCCGTCCACCGGGTTCAGCCGTACGACAGTGTGCGCGAGCTGATGGTGTCGGCCCGCGAGCTGGGTTACGAGTCCATCAATGTGGATTTGATTTACGGCCTGCCCAAGCAGCACCCGGAGAGCTTCAGCCAAACGGTGCGCCAAGTGGCCGAGTTGCGGCCTGATCGCATCGCGCTGTACGCCTATGCCCATTTGCCGTTGCGCTTCAAACCGCAGCGACGCATCGATAGCGCCGATTTGCCCACGGCTGCTGAGCGGATCGCCATGCTGTCGGGTGCGTTGTCGGGGTTCATCGGCCATGGCTACACCTACATCGGCATGGATCACTTCGCCTTGCCGAATGATGCGCTGGCAGCGGCCAAGCGTCAGGGGCGGCTGCATCGCAACTTCCAGGGCTATAGCACCCAACCCGATTGCGACTTGATCGGGCTGGGCGTGTCCTCGATTGGCCGCATGGGGGCCACGTACAGCCAGAACGCCAAGACTTTGCCCGAATACTACGATGCCATCCGGCAAGGCATTTTCCCGATTGTGCGGGGTCTGGCGCTCAGTCGGGACGATCTGCTGCGCCGTGCCGTCATCATGGCCATCATGTGCCAAGGGCGGCTGGAGTTTGAATCGATCGAACTGGCCCACTTGATCAAAGTGCCGGAGTATTTCCGTGCCGAGCTGGCTTCGCTGGCGCCGTACGTCGAGATGGGCTTGGTGGTGCAAGAGCCCGGCGCCATCCAAGTGACGGCCCAAGGCTGGTTCTTCGTGCGAGCTGTTGCCATGTTGTTCGACCGACATCTGCAAGCCGATAAAGCGCGAGAGCGTTTTTCACGCATCATCTGA
- the icd gene encoding NADP-dependent isocitrate dehydrogenase, which produces MYQHIQVPEGGQKITANADFSLNVPDHPIIPYIEGDGVGVDVTPVMRQVVDAAVAKAYGGQRQIHWMEIFAGAKATRVYGADVWLPDETVSVVKDYLVSIKGPLATPVGGGIRSLNVTLRQELDLYVCLRPVRYLKGVPSPLKDPGKTDMVIFRENSEDIYAGIEWAAGTDDVQKVIHFLDQDMGVNKIRFPATSAIGVKPVSREGTERLVRKAIQYAIDHNKPSVTLVHKGNIMKFTEGGFRDWGYALAQREFGAELIDGGPWCRLQNPKTGKMIVIKDSITDAFFQQVLMRPVEYSVIATLNLNGDYISDAVAAQVGGIGIAPGANLSDSVAMFEATHGTAPRYAGKDYVNPGSLILSAEMMLRHMGWVEAADRIVAAMEAAIQSKRVTYDFARMMEDATQVSCSGFGQTLIEQL; this is translated from the coding sequence ATGTACCAGCACATCCAAGTGCCCGAGGGCGGGCAAAAGATCACGGCAAACGCGGACTTTTCGCTGAACGTGCCCGACCATCCCATCATTCCGTACATCGAAGGTGACGGCGTCGGCGTGGACGTCACACCGGTGATGCGCCAAGTCGTGGATGCAGCCGTGGCCAAGGCGTACGGCGGCCAGCGCCAAATCCATTGGATGGAAATTTTCGCCGGCGCCAAAGCGACTCGTGTGTATGGTGCCGATGTCTGGCTGCCCGATGAAACGGTGTCGGTGGTCAAAGACTATCTGGTGTCGATCAAGGGGCCGCTGGCCACGCCGGTGGGCGGGGGCATCCGTTCGCTGAATGTGACGTTGCGCCAAGAGCTGGATTTGTATGTGTGCTTGCGCCCGGTGCGTTATCTGAAGGGTGTGCCCTCGCCGCTGAAGGATCCCGGCAAGACGGACATGGTGATCTTCCGCGAGAACTCGGAAGACATCTATGCCGGCATCGAGTGGGCGGCAGGAACCGACGATGTTCAGAAAGTGATCCACTTTCTCGATCAGGACATGGGGGTTAACAAAATCCGCTTCCCGGCCACGTCGGCCATTGGTGTCAAGCCGGTGTCCCGCGAGGGCACCGAACGGTTGGTTCGCAAGGCGATTCAGTACGCCATCGACCACAACAAGCCCAGCGTGACCTTGGTTCACAAGGGCAACATCATGAAGTTCACCGAAGGGGGCTTCCGGGACTGGGGTTACGCCCTGGCACAGCGTGAGTTCGGGGCCGAGCTGATCGACGGCGGGCCGTGGTGCCGCCTCCAAAACCCCAAGACAGGCAAGATGATTGTCATCAAGGACAGCATCACCGACGCCTTCTTCCAACAAGTGTTGATGCGTCCGGTGGAGTACTCGGTGATCGCGACGCTGAACCTGAATGGCGATTACATCTCCGACGCTGTGGCCGCACAGGTCGGGGGCATTGGCATTGCGCCGGGCGCCAACCTGTCCGATTCGGTGGCGATGTTTGAGGCCACGCACGGCACCGCTCCGCGTTATGCCGGCAAGGATTACGTCAACCCGGGCTCGCTGATTCTCTCCGCAGAGATGATGCTGCGCCACATGGGGTGGGTGGAAGCGGCGGATCGCATCGTTGCGGCCATGGAAGCGGCCATCCAGTCCAAGCGAGTGACGTACGATTTTGCGCGGATGATGGAGGATGCCACCCAGGTGTCCTGCTCGGGTTTCGGCCAAACGCTGATCGAACAGTTGTGA
- the ccoG gene encoding cytochrome c oxidase accessory protein CcoG, with protein MKDTSTPIQSESKANSAAPPSGEAGAVEVSLYQKSKKIYAKSVTGFFSSWRWALVWVTQLVFYVTPWLMWNDRQAVLFDLVSRRFYIFGLVLYPQDLIYLTGLLMLSAYGLFLFTAVAGRLWCGYACPQTVYTEIYMWIEKKFEGDRAQRMRLDAGPWTRERLLRTGGKQAAWILFGLWTGFTFVGYFTPIHTLMAEALTLGFGPWEWFWVLFYGFATYGNAGYMREQVCKYMCPYARFQSAMFDKDTMIISYDAERGEPRGSRSKKADPAKLGLGSCVDCGLCVQVCPTGIDIRKGLQYECIGCAACIDVCDGIMDKMGYERGLVRYATQNGLDQRWTREQMIRRVFRPRVLIYTVIMILICTAFVLSLVYRHPFRADVVRDRASLARIVGDGRIENVYRIQIMNSAERTQRYTIQVDGLPNMSTDLPSQIELAPAEARWVTVGVQIPFESGQAAGPGVHPIHFVIERQASEGEGAAVKLEEKSTFMVPR; from the coding sequence ATGAAAGATACCTCCACCCCTATTCAGTCAGAATCCAAGGCCAACTCGGCAGCTCCTCCTTCGGGGGAAGCTGGTGCGGTGGAGGTATCCCTCTACCAGAAGTCGAAGAAAATCTATGCCAAATCGGTCACGGGTTTCTTCTCCTCCTGGCGCTGGGCGCTCGTATGGGTGACCCAGCTTGTTTTCTATGTCACGCCGTGGCTGATGTGGAATGATCGGCAGGCCGTGCTGTTCGATCTGGTTTCGCGGCGGTTCTATATTTTCGGGCTGGTGCTTTACCCGCAGGATTTGATTTACCTGACCGGGTTGTTGATGCTGTCGGCTTACGGGCTTTTTCTTTTCACTGCGGTTGCCGGACGCCTTTGGTGTGGATACGCCTGCCCGCAAACGGTCTACACAGAAATTTACATGTGGATCGAGAAAAAGTTTGAAGGCGATCGTGCCCAGCGTATGCGTTTGGACGCCGGCCCCTGGACGCGTGAGCGTTTACTGCGCACCGGTGGCAAACAGGCGGCATGGATCCTGTTTGGCCTGTGGACCGGCTTTACGTTTGTGGGGTATTTCACACCGATCCACACCTTGATGGCCGAGGCGCTGACGCTCGGTTTCGGGCCTTGGGAGTGGTTCTGGGTGTTGTTCTACGGTTTTGCCACCTATGGCAACGCCGGATACATGCGTGAGCAGGTGTGCAAGTACATGTGTCCCTATGCGCGCTTCCAAAGTGCGATGTTTGACAAGGACACGATGATCATCAGCTACGACGCAGAACGGGGCGAGCCGCGTGGTTCACGTTCCAAAAAGGCCGACCCCGCCAAGCTGGGTCTGGGCTCCTGCGTGGACTGTGGGTTGTGTGTGCAGGTGTGCCCGACCGGCATCGACATCCGTAAAGGTCTTCAGTACGAATGCATTGGATGCGCTGCATGCATTGATGTGTGTGACGGCATCATGGACAAGATGGGGTATGAGCGGGGCTTGGTGCGCTACGCCACCCAAAATGGCTTGGATCAGCGCTGGACGCGTGAGCAAATGATTCGACGCGTCTTCCGTCCACGCGTGCTGATCTACACCGTCATCATGATCCTGATTTGTACGGCGTTCGTGCTCAGTTTGGTGTATCGGCATCCGTTCCGGGCGGACGTGGTGCGAGATCGTGCGTCGCTGGCCCGTATCGTTGGGGATGGACGGATTGAGAACGTCTATCGCATCCAGATCATGAACTCGGCGGAGCGCACGCAGCGCTACACCATTCAAGTCGATGGGTTGCCCAACATGAGCACCGACCTGCCCAGTCAAATCGAGCTGGCACCGGCTGAGGCACGTTGGGTGACGGTGGGTGTTCAGATTCCGTTCGAGTCTGGACAAGCAGCCGGCCCTGGCGTACACCCCATTCACTTTGTGATTGAGCGCCAAGCCTCTGAGGGTGAAGGGGCGGCGGTGAAGTTGGAAGAGAAATCCACGTTCATGGTGCCGCGATAA
- the fnr gene encoding fumarate/nitrate reduction transcriptional regulator Fnr, translating into MNDTSRLKSETFKVACSSCNLRELCLPVGLARPDLDRLDALVATRRTVSRGDTLFRAGDEFQSLYAVRTGFFKTCVSSEDGRDQVTGFQMAGELLGLDGISNDRHSCDAVALEDSQVCVIPYSQLEDLSREFTDLQHQFHKIMSREIVRDHGVMLLLGSMRAEERLAAFLMNLTQRLQARGFSASSLILRMTREEIGSYLGLKLETVSRTFSKFQDEGLLEVKQRHIRILDQAGLQQLINGSTGC; encoded by the coding sequence ATGAACGATACGTCGCGTCTGAAATCGGAAACCTTCAAGGTCGCTTGCTCCAGTTGCAACCTGCGAGAGCTGTGCCTGCCGGTCGGCCTCGCCCGCCCAGATCTGGATCGGCTGGATGCCTTGGTGGCCACCCGTCGCACCGTCAGCCGGGGAGACACCCTGTTTCGCGCTGGCGACGAGTTCCAATCGCTTTACGCGGTGCGCACCGGTTTTTTCAAGACCTGCGTCTCCTCCGAGGATGGGCGTGACCAAGTGACGGGCTTCCAAATGGCCGGCGAGCTGCTAGGGCTGGACGGTATCAGCAATGACCGCCACTCCTGCGATGCCGTCGCGCTGGAGGACTCCCAAGTTTGCGTCATTCCCTACAGCCAACTCGAAGACCTGTCCCGCGAGTTCACCGACCTTCAGCACCAGTTTCACAAAATCATGAGCCGCGAGATTGTCCGGGATCATGGTGTGATGCTTTTGTTAGGCAGCATGCGGGCGGAAGAGCGTCTGGCGGCTTTCCTCATGAATCTCACCCAGCGCTTGCAAGCACGGGGTTTCTCGGCTTCGTCGCTGATTTTGCGCATGACGCGGGAAGAAATCGGCAGCTATTTGGGCCTCAAACTCGAAACCGTCAGCCGCACATTCTCTAAGTTCCAAGACGAAGGCTTGCTGGAAGTGAAACAACGCCACATTCGCATTCTCGATCAAGCGGGCTTACAGCAACTGATCAATGGCAGCACGGGCTGCTGA
- a CDS encoding SDR family oxidoreductase codes for MNSSSKVVVITGCSSGFGEGAVKAFADRGYRVWGTLRDAQGRNAAKKAALEAYSSRVSVIDMDVTDDASVGAAFAHILSQGPVDVLINNAGVMYLGITEAFSIAQAKEQMETNYYGAIRTMQAVLPSMRAAKAGLIINTSSLVGQISPPFFSTYSATKHALEGYVQGLRYEVSPFGIDVALVQPGPFGTGLLAGGKAPERNDVLASYGDLAGVPNAMGQHFATFLQSEEAPKPQLVVDAYVALADMPTGQRPTRTVVGITWGVDEMNAAKQPIQDRVLKEMQLEGVLGGTDA; via the coding sequence ATGAACAGTTCAAGCAAGGTTGTCGTGATCACCGGGTGCAGCAGCGGCTTTGGCGAAGGCGCAGTCAAGGCGTTCGCAGACAGGGGCTATCGCGTGTGGGGGACCCTGCGCGATGCCCAAGGGCGCAACGCGGCCAAAAAGGCGGCGTTGGAGGCGTACTCAAGCCGGGTGTCGGTCATCGACATGGACGTGACCGATGACGCCTCGGTCGGAGCCGCTTTTGCGCACATCCTGAGCCAAGGCCCGGTGGATGTGCTCATCAACAACGCGGGCGTGATGTACCTTGGCATTACCGAGGCCTTCAGCATCGCACAGGCCAAGGAACAAATGGAGACCAACTACTACGGTGCCATCCGCACCATGCAGGCGGTGTTGCCATCCATGCGCGCAGCCAAAGCTGGTCTGATCATCAATACGTCCTCCCTGGTCGGTCAGATCTCTCCACCATTCTTCTCGACCTACAGCGCAACCAAGCACGCTCTGGAGGGCTATGTGCAGGGGTTGCGCTATGAGGTGTCACCCTTTGGGATCGATGTCGCTCTCGTGCAGCCTGGCCCGTTCGGCACCGGGTTGCTCGCAGGCGGCAAAGCACCAGAGCGCAACGATGTGCTGGCAAGTTATGGCGACTTGGCGGGTGTGCCCAATGCAATGGGCCAACACTTCGCAACGTTCCTGCAGAGCGAAGAAGCGCCCAAGCCACAACTCGTGGTCGACGCGTATGTAGCGCTGGCAGACATGCCTACCGGCCAACGTCCCACGCGCACGGTGGTCGGCATCACTTGGGGTGTCGATGAAATGAACGCCGCCAAGCAGCCGATTCAGGATCGTGTGCTGAAAGAAATGCAGCTTGAAGGCGTGTTGGGCGGGACCGACGCGTAA
- a CDS encoding TetR/AcrR family transcriptional regulator, which produces MNAYWQDDRAAISVNAVCALAGVSKPSLYRDFGSEDGLTAAVLERYGQTVLVGVEALLSSSQSYGAKLDALVSFAADDPQMEAGCLFVKMRATRSRFGPQTRALLAAMEKHFQAHYTQFFTDAAACGEWHGGVATDLAANYLQEQMGLAVSQRATGKLSEAVRAFLMLAISVLR; this is translated from the coding sequence ATGAACGCCTATTGGCAGGACGACAGGGCCGCCATATCGGTCAACGCTGTGTGCGCGCTGGCAGGGGTCTCCAAGCCTTCGCTGTATCGTGACTTCGGCAGTGAGGATGGGCTGACGGCTGCGGTGCTGGAGCGCTACGGGCAGACGGTGCTGGTGGGTGTCGAAGCGTTGCTCTCAAGTTCGCAGTCTTACGGGGCCAAATTGGACGCGCTGGTCAGCTTTGCTGCCGATGATCCGCAGATGGAAGCGGGTTGCCTGTTCGTGAAGATGCGCGCCACGCGCTCTCGCTTCGGTCCGCAAACACGAGCGCTGCTGGCCGCGATGGAGAAGCACTTTCAAGCGCACTACACGCAGTTCTTCACTGACGCCGCTGCTTGCGGTGAGTGGCACGGCGGAGTTGCGACGGATCTCGCAGCCAACTACCTTCAGGAACAGATGGGCTTGGCGGTCAGCCAGCGCGCAACAGGCAAGCTGTCAGAGGCGGTGCGTGCGTTTTTGATGTTGGCGATTTCGGTGCTGCGCTGA
- the clpS gene encoding ATP-dependent Clp protease adapter ClpS translates to MYQVVMLNDDYTPMEFVVMVLQQYFRMNLEAATQIMLKIHHEGRAVCGVFTKDIAATKVELVLAAARRAGHPLQCTMEAA, encoded by the coding sequence ATGTACCAGGTGGTCATGCTCAATGATGACTACACCCCGATGGAATTTGTGGTGATGGTTTTGCAGCAATACTTCCGCATGAATTTGGAAGCTGCGACGCAGATCATGCTCAAGATTCACCACGAGGGCCGAGCCGTGTGCGGGGTGTTCACCAAGGACATCGCCGCCACCAAGGTCGAACTGGTGCTCGCCGCAGCGCGGCGCGCTGGACACCCGCTTCAATGCACGATGGAGGCCGCATGA
- the clpA gene encoding ATP-dependent Clp protease ATP-binding subunit ClpA, which produces MIAQELEVSLHMAFVEARQQRHEFITVEHLLLALLDNPSASEVLRACAANIEELRKSLSAFIRENTPTVGGTEEVDTQPTLGFQRVIQRAIMHVQSTSGAKKEVTGANVLVAIFGEKDSHAVYYLHQQGVTRLDVVNYIAHGIKKSEPPEPAKGGGEGASSGNESEKEEAGDPKGSPLDQFTSNLNVQARDGKIDPLIGRESEVERVIQVLCRRRKNNPLLVGEAGVGKTAIAEGLAWRITEGTVPEVLADAVVYALDMGALLAGTKYRGDFEQRLKGVLKQLKDQPKAILFIDEIHTLIGAGAASGGTLDASNLLKPALSSGAMKCIGATTFTEYRGIFEKDAALSRRFQKVDVVEPSVEQTVEILKGLKSRFEAHHSVKYALGALQAAAELSAKYINDRHLPDKAIDVIDEAGAAQRILPKSKQKKTITRTEVEEIVAKIARIPPANVSSDDRGRLKTLERDLKSVVFGQDPAVEALAAAIKMSRSGLGKSDKPIGSFLFSGPTGVGKTEVAKQLAYILGIELVRFDMSEYMERHAVSRLIGAPPGYVGFDQGGLLTEAINKKPHAVLLLDEIEKAHPDVFNVLLQVMDHGTLTDNNGRKSDFRNVIIIMTTNAGAETMQKSTIGFTAKREQGDEMSDIKRLFTPEFRNRLDAIVNFRSLDEEIILRVVDKFLLQLEQQLTEKKVDVTFTDGLRKHLAKKGFDPLMGARPMQRLIQDLIRKALADELLFGRLVDGGRLTVDLDAESQISLDIQPLSGKSGDKSSKAEPAAA; this is translated from the coding sequence ATGATTGCGCAAGAACTGGAAGTCAGCCTGCACATGGCGTTCGTTGAGGCGCGTCAGCAGCGCCACGAGTTCATCACCGTCGAACACCTGTTGTTGGCGTTGTTGGACAACCCGTCAGCCTCCGAGGTGCTGCGTGCTTGTGCCGCCAACATTGAAGAGCTGCGCAAGAGTTTGTCCGCGTTCATTCGCGAGAACACGCCCACTGTGGGGGGCACCGAAGAGGTAGACACCCAACCCACACTGGGTTTTCAGCGGGTGATTCAGCGCGCCATCATGCATGTGCAATCCACCAGTGGGGCCAAAAAAGAAGTCACCGGAGCGAACGTGCTGGTGGCGATTTTTGGTGAAAAAGACTCCCACGCGGTCTACTACCTGCACCAGCAAGGGGTGACGCGGTTGGATGTGGTGAACTACATCGCGCACGGCATCAAGAAGTCCGAGCCACCGGAGCCGGCCAAGGGTGGCGGTGAGGGGGCGAGTTCGGGCAACGAATCCGAAAAAGAGGAAGCAGGGGATCCCAAAGGTTCTCCCCTGGATCAGTTCACCTCGAACCTGAACGTGCAGGCACGCGACGGCAAGATCGATCCGCTGATTGGCCGCGAGTCCGAGGTGGAGCGGGTGATTCAAGTGCTGTGCCGTCGGCGCAAGAACAACCCGCTGTTGGTGGGAGAGGCTGGCGTCGGTAAGACGGCCATTGCCGAGGGGCTGGCATGGCGTATCACCGAAGGCACGGTGCCTGAGGTGCTGGCCGATGCTGTGGTGTATGCGCTGGACATGGGGGCGCTTCTGGCCGGTACCAAGTACCGTGGGGATTTTGAGCAACGCCTCAAAGGGGTGCTCAAGCAGCTCAAAGACCAGCCCAAAGCGATTCTGTTCATTGACGAAATTCACACCCTGATTGGTGCGGGCGCCGCTTCCGGGGGCACGCTGGATGCGAGCAATCTGCTCAAACCTGCGCTGTCCAGCGGGGCGATGAAGTGCATCGGTGCGACGACGTTCACCGAATACCGGGGTATTTTTGAGAAGGATGCGGCGTTGTCGCGGCGCTTCCAAAAAGTGGATGTGGTGGAGCCGTCGGTGGAGCAGACGGTAGAGATTTTGAAGGGGCTCAAATCCCGGTTTGAAGCCCACCACAGCGTCAAATATGCGTTGGGTGCGTTGCAGGCGGCGGCGGAGTTGTCGGCCAAATACATCAATGACCGCCATTTGCCGGACAAGGCGATTGACGTCATCGATGAGGCCGGTGCCGCCCAGCGCATTCTGCCCAAGAGCAAGCAGAAGAAAACGATCACGCGCACTGAGGTGGAAGAGATCGTCGCCAAAATTGCGCGCATTCCGCCAGCCAATGTGTCCAGCGATGACCGAGGTCGGCTCAAAACTTTGGAGCGGGATCTCAAGAGTGTGGTGTTCGGCCAAGATCCAGCGGTGGAAGCGTTGGCCGCAGCGATCAAAATGTCCCGTTCAGGTTTGGGCAAGTCGGACAAACCGATCGGTTCTTTCTTGTTCAGTGGCCCGACGGGGGTGGGGAAAACCGAGGTGGCCAAGCAGTTGGCTTACATCTTGGGCATTGAGCTGGTGCGCTTTGACATGTCCGAATACATGGAGCGCCACGCCGTCAGCCGTTTGATTGGTGCGCCGCCGGGATATGTGGGGTTCGACCAAGGTGGTTTGCTGACGGAGGCCATCAACAAGAAGCCGCACGCGGTGTTGCTGCTGGATGAAATCGAGAAGGCACACCCGGATGTCTTCAATGTGCTGTTGCAGGTGATGGATCACGGCACCTTGACGGACAACAACGGGCGCAAATCGGATTTCCGCAACGTCATCATCATCATGACGACGAATGCGGGAGCCGAGACGATGCAAAAGTCCACCATCGGTTTCACGGCCAAGCGGGAGCAAGGGGATGAGATGAGCGATATCAAGCGCTTGTTTACCCCCGAGTTCCGCAATCGGTTGGATGCGATTGTGAACTTCCGTTCGTTGGATGAGGAAATCATTTTGCGGGTGGTGGACAAGTTCCTGTTGCAATTGGAGCAACAACTGACCGAGAAGAAAGTCGATGTGACTTTCACGGATGGCTTGCGCAAGCATCTGGCGAAGAAGGGCTTTGATCCGCTGATGGGGGCCCGTCCGATGCAGCGGCTGATTCAGGATTTGATTCGCAAAGCGCTGGCGGATGAATTGCTGTTTGGCCGCTTGGTGGACGGTGGCCGTCTGACGGTTGATCTGGATGCGGAAAGCCAGATTTCGTTGGATATTCAGCCGTTGTCTGGCAAGAGTGGTGACAAGTCGAGCAAAGCGGAGCCAGCGGCGGCTTAG
- a CDS encoding cold shock domain-containing protein — protein sequence MAGTVKWFSDIKGFGFITPDDGSGDVFAHFSAIQMEGFRTLKQGHRVTFEMSQGPKGCLALNIRALADADKATVP from the coding sequence ATGGCAGGCACCGTGAAATGGTTCAGCGACATCAAGGGCTTCGGTTTCATCACGCCCGATGATGGGAGCGGAGATGTCTTTGCGCACTTCTCCGCCATCCAGATGGAAGGCTTTCGCACCCTCAAGCAGGGGCACCGCGTCACCTTTGAGATGAGCCAAGGCCCCAAAGGCTGCCTGGCCCTGAACATCCGCGCACTGGCCGATGCCGACAAGGCCACAGTTCCTTGA
- a CDS encoding sulfite exporter TauE/SafE family protein has translation MNASLLFSALLMGLAGTVHCAAMCGVPSAAVMRACAGPRPRQVVTGFFLARALGYAAVGAVAAASVAGLAWLGQWSPALRPLWAMAHLAALALGVWLLIYGRQPIWLERLGGPNRLAESQAGWQPVRFAPLKASLIGAVWFAWPCGLLQSALMVAALANSPADGALVMLVFAMASAPGLGVGPVVWQRWLSGRGDRGEGLMRWVVRLSGLALVLGSAWALGHDLWSRVAAYCLS, from the coding sequence GTGAATGCCTCTTTGTTATTCAGCGCCCTGCTGATGGGCCTGGCCGGTACGGTTCACTGTGCGGCGATGTGTGGCGTCCCCAGTGCGGCGGTGATGCGGGCTTGCGCGGGGCCGCGTCCTCGACAGGTGGTGACAGGGTTCTTCCTTGCCCGGGCTTTGGGGTATGCCGCTGTGGGGGCCGTCGCGGCGGCCAGCGTGGCCGGGTTGGCGTGGCTGGGACAGTGGTCCCCTGCATTGCGGCCCTTGTGGGCCATGGCGCACTTGGCGGCGTTGGCACTCGGCGTGTGGCTGCTGATCTATGGCCGCCAACCCATCTGGCTAGAACGCCTGGGCGGCCCGAACCGCTTGGCTGAGTCTCAAGCCGGGTGGCAACCCGTGCGATTTGCGCCGCTCAAGGCATCGCTGATTGGGGCCGTGTGGTTTGCGTGGCCGTGCGGTTTGCTGCAATCGGCCCTGATGGTGGCTGCTTTGGCCAATTCACCGGCCGACGGGGCGTTGGTGATGCTGGTGTTCGCCATGGCCTCTGCACCCGGGTTGGGCGTGGGGCCGGTGGTGTGGCAGCGGTGGCTGTCTGGGCGGGGCGATCGCGGTGAAGGGCTGATGCGCTGGGTGGTGCGGCTGTCCGGGTTGGCGCTGGTGCTTGGTTCGGCTTGGGCGCTGGGGCATGATCTTTGGAGCCGCGTGGCGGCTTACTGCCTGAGCTGA